A region of the Cricetulus griseus strain 17A/GY chromosome 7, alternate assembly CriGri-PICRH-1.0, whole genome shotgun sequence genome:
GTACTCCACCTGGTGGCCTTTAGCTTTCAGAACTGGGGGGATAAGTTTCTGTTCTTCTCCCACCCACCCTGTGGGTTTGCTGTGGTGGCGGCACAAACTGGCTAGGTCAGCCTGATGTTGACTGCCCGTTCAAACGCCCGcacatttccttttctgttgagCATCTGTGTCTCTTGCCTGTGTCTCTGTTGGGTTGTATTAGCTTTGAGATGCAGCTGTAACAAAGTACCACAGTTTTAATAGGTTAAAACAACAGAActtgccaggcatagtggcacacacctctaatcccagcactcgggaggcagaggcaggtgggtctctgtgagttccaggccagcctggtctggacagccagagctacacagtgagatcctgtctctaaacagtaacaacaaaaccaaaaccaaaccaaccaaacaaagacaTCACAACTAATTCACAACAGCCATAAGGCAAAACTAACCTAAGTCAGCTGACAAACAGCTACATGAAAATGCCGTTTGGTCatacagggaggaaaaaaatttttttttttttcctgagacagggtttctctgtggctttggaggctgtcctggaactagctcttgtagaccaggctggtctcgaactcacagagatcctcctgcctctgcctcccaagggctgggattaaaggcatgtgccaccaacacccggcagggaggaaaaaattttaaaccaTAAAAAATATGACATGACACAGGAAAAGATCAAATTGATTAGTGAGCAGGATATCATACTTTGTAATATAAAtgactttcctttttttattgtttcagtcTTATAAAAATGTACAGAgaggctgggtgatggtggcgcatacctttaatgccagcacttgagagacagaggcaggtggatctctgtgagtacaaggccagcctacggagtgagttccaggatagtcaagactacacagagaaaccttgtcttgaaaaaccaaaaaaaaaaaaaaaaaaaaaaaagaagaagtaatAAAGGCAGGTATTTTCAGGCCTGTTTGTAGAGATTTATACGTGTGGTGATGCAAAACATCAATTATGGGGCTGGAGTGaaggcacagcagttaagagtacttgataCCCTTGCAGAGAGAGGCCCcctgtttgattcccagaacccacgtggtggcacaaatacctgtaactcctgttccctGGGGATTggatgcccccttctggtctctgcaggcattGTACTCATACCCAAACCTGCACACAagacacatccatacacataaatataaacaaaaatcttttaaaaatttgcttattCAGATCCAAATTGCTCCACTCAGCAGGGACACCCCAGGATTGATATGTGAATCCTTATCTCACAGGAACTCCAGCAGCTAGATTACTTTTTTCCAGTTGTGTTTCAAATTAATCTTTGTTGGTAACACCTTGCATTTCATTACAATCAACTTGTTTTCCAGTAACCATGCTTACTTAGTTTCTAGagccttgtgttttttttctgagtacaGAGACTGATACTTTATATTGGTAGCTGGCTGTAAATCTGGAGTTCATTGGGAATATAAACCAAACCCAGACACTTGCCTAAAAGCATTCCACGGAGTGTAAAGGACTCCCCCATCAGCCAGGAAAGCTGTTTAGGAAAGTAAGACACTGCTGTTAGGTGTCTAGGAGATAAAGCAAACTGTTGGTACCCCAAGGCTTGGCTGGATGTTACtattttcatcaggccaaagggaATCCTCGTCAGTTAGTCCGTTTCCTGGAAATAATGTCCTCCCCGAGAATCTATTTCATCACCCTCAAAAAGAGCAAGAATTGCCCAAGTGCTGACAAATGTTGTCTTGCATTAGGCAAATTGTCAAAAAACAAACCTTGTTTCTGTGCAGAAATTTCAGGGAATCTGTAACAATTAGCTCAGAAAGTCTGTTCTTTACAGCATggtaaaacaaaataagcaaacaaacaggaCTTAGTTCCAGTCACAGGGGAAGAGAAATCTTAGAAACTTTAGGAAGGAGTGGCATGCATCACTTCAGGTCACTTCCGTAGTTGTCACGTGGTCACACTCAAttgcagaggaggaggcagcGTTTCTTTGCGAGTTGTTCCGGTTTTGCCAAGGAGTGTGGTGTCTCCGGAGAGTATTGTCATATTCTGGGAATGGCACAGCCGAGAGCTGGAGGACACATCACACACTTCTCTCTGGGTCTTCAAATCAGCACCTCTGCTATTCTGTGAGCAAAAACTAACAGCAATTCCTTGAGCTTTATAAGTGATGAAGAAACCCAACATGCTATTTCATCACATTTATTATCTGGCTGACAGATACCCTGACTGTTACTTTCTTATCTAGATCAGTTCTTCTTAGTTGAGGGGGATTGAGTTCCTGTCCAAGGTTTCCAAACTCATTTCCACATTAAATAGCAAGGGAAGAAATCATAAAGCTGGTTCCCCCTTTTATAGAGAAGAGTGAACATGGGGTTGTAACTAtcagtttggggctggagagatggctctgttagAGCATTTGATGCTCTTAAAGAGACCTCCGTCCTATTCCAGGAGCCCCTATGTGGCTCACAagcttctgtaactccagttacattTTCTAATGCTTAGAgacattaaaacattttgttacatttatttatttgtgtgtgttgacATCTGTGTGgagaaactttttttgtttggaaacagggtctctttatatagccctggctgttttggaattctatgtagacaaggctggccatgaactcatagagatttacctgcttctgtctcctgagtgctgggattaaagacatgtatcatCTTGTCTGGCAAgacattttttattgttatggCTGGGGCTAGGGTACTACTGGCATCAGATGTGTAGAAGCCCAAGGTGTTTTTAAACACTCTACTATGCACTGTACAACCGCctctctctaaaataaaataaaaaataaagggtaATTATGCAGTGCTGTCAAATTTAAAAGCCTTGATATAGGAGCTGCAGAGTTGTCtatgcagttaagagcacttgttgctctttcaaaggacccaggttcagttcccagcacccacatgatggctcaagGCCATCTGTCACTCTGGTTCTAAATCTAAAAGAACAGTATTGAGAGTTAATGTGTAGTGCAGAACCCTAGCCTTCTTTGCAGCGTGACCATGTGACTGGTTGTCACCAATGGTATATAACCTAAAATGAAATGTGCTACTCCTCTCTACtggttctctttccttttcttctggcaAGATGGAGATGATAACTAGGGACTGTGGGAGAGCCACAGAGCCTGGACCCCTGAGTCACTGTCTGGGACATCTACCATCCACTGCAAATATAggtggcattttaaaaattttattttttggtattactgtgtgtgatgtgtatatgtatgctgtGCTGGTTATGTGTGTTAACAgcatacatatggaggtcagtgGACAAATTTTGGGAGTTGATTTTCCTTCCACTTTGTTGAGGTGGGGGGGGTCTCACATCTTTCCTCCTTCTGTGTATTCTAGGCTAGCTGGTCCTCAAGCTTACAGGCTTCCATCTTGCCATAGGAGTGCTGGGACTTTAATGTGTGCTACTGAATCTGGCTTAAAAATAATCATGGtggtggctgggtggtggtggcacacacctttaatcccagcctttaggaggcagaggccggaggatcactgagttcaaggccagcctgacactagagagtgagttccaggacagccagggctacacagagcatccctgtcttgaaaacaaacaaaacaaaacaaaaaccctatgatttattttattatttattttatgtgtgtgagtgttttgcctacatgcaggCATGTGTAgctcatgtgtgcctggtgtctgtggaggctcaaagaaggcatcagatttcctggaaagTGGAGTTTTATTCTAGCTTATTTTGTTATGcttggcctgcatgtatatctgtgcatcacatgcatgcccgGTACCctcagaggcagaagaaggtgtcGGATCCCCTAAACTAGAGCTTTGTGCCCCCATAGGTACAAGGAatcacaggtgctgggattagaggcatgagccaccacatctggcttgtaGACGTGTTAGAAAAAAAAGTGAGCTTTTGTATTAAAGTCAACAGGTGTCACAAAAGCGTATCTCTTCTCAGTGAATAAGTTGCCCCACACCTATAAATAAACAAGCCTGTTTTGACACAAGGAGCCTTAGAAAGCAGAGAGACCCTGATTAGGAGAAGCTtgtcagagccaggtgtggtatcacactaatcccagcactcaggaggcagaggcaggcagatctgtgagttcaagaccagcctggtgtacagggcaagttccaggacagccagagctacacagagacaccctgtctccaacaacCAAAGGGTGGGGGAGAAAAGCATTCAAGTTACCTTTGTCCCTGAGGTTAGCCTGCGGTTGTTTCCAAGCTTGCCACTAAGGGCCATTCCTGCTCTTTGTGATCCAGTTACATCATCAAGGTGGTCAAATTGATTGAGCCCCAGGATATCCAGATATTTGTTAATGGCCATTTCTGTGCTCCAGTTGGGTCTGCAGTGTTTCCTGCAAGACTCgtgtgttaaaggcttggttGCAGCCTATGGCACCCTTGAGAAGCAGGAGAACATTTCAGAGGTAGGACCagcaggatgtggtggtgcaGTATTTGTAATCTCAACAGCCAGTGCCATAAGtgtgaggtcaacctgggctacatagtgagccatTGTCTGCAATAACCAGAAAGAGGgtaagggggggggggctagtGGGGAAGTTAATTCACTGGTGCTACGTCCTtgatcctttctctctctttgcttcccagtGGCTGTGAACTGAACGCCCTGTTCTGCTAAGTGCTCCCATCGTGATGCTGCCACAAGCCTGAAGCAACGAGGCCAAATGAGCAGCGTGGGAACTTTGAAACTGTGCGCCAGGACAAATCTTTGCTGTTTCTAAGCTATTTATCCCAGTGTGGAAGGATAGCTCTGGGGCTGCCACGTCTTCTGAGTCATGGTGCGGTGGCTGTGGAAGGGGCTGGTAGGCGTCGGCCTCTTTGCCCTGGCTCATGCTGCCTTTTCGGCTGCGCAGCACCATTCTCATACACGAGTGACAGAAAAGGGGTGTGAGCCGCTGCCAACAGACATAGTTCTCCAAACACTTCTGGCCTTTGCAGTCACCTGTTATGGTGTAGTTCATACTGCAGGGGAGTTTAAAGACAGGGACGCCACTAAAGAACTAAAGAATAAGACCTTTGACGCCTTACGGACTCGCCCCTCTTTTTACGTGTTTCGTCATGCTGGCCGCGGACTGTTCCAGCCTTCGGATACAACGCGTGCTTCAGACCTCAGCGGGTCATCTTCTGACATGCTGCTGAAGTTCTGAAGTCGGAATCGCTGCACTGCTCAGCTTTTTACAAGTTAAGTAATAGGACCGAAGCAGAATTAAGTACTGGGATTTGGAACGTAAGACACCAACTACACATCagtatttttattgatatttcagacttaattaaaaaaaaaaaaactataacccaaaacaacccccccccaagatATTTATCACAGGTATCCCGTCACAGCTGTAGGAAGCTGACCAGCTGTGGAGATGTTTTTGGATGAGGCAAACATTTGTATCTCAGCCTGAGTAAAGCAGAGTGCCCTCGATAATGCACGTGGACCTAAGCCAGTCAAAGGGCTGAGTGGAACAAAAAGACTTACTAAAGAAGACTTTGCTCCTGTGTGATTGAGCTGAGACACCGCTCTTTCTCTGGCTCTGTCCCCTAAACCCAAATATCAGCCCTTCTTCCACGTTGAGCCTGCTGGTTCTCACACTTGCATGTAGGCTTCCCTGGGCTCTGCTTGCCGACTAGTCTTGAGGGACTTGGAGGTTTTCACAATGTGCAATGCAGTTCTTCATTGTGGTTCTCATCGAGGATCCTCCCAGGCTCTCAGACTGATGATCTGGAGGCTGTTGTGAGCCATAAGCCCCAAGAGGATGATGATTTCCTATGCTGTGTGAAGAGGCCTAACTGTGAAGGAGAGGAGGCCAGCTGAAACAGTGGAGATAAGAGGTGGAGAGAGCCTTGCACCTGCCAGTCGGGCTATCTTCGGCCAGTTCCATGTGTTGTTTGTTATGGTCTGGTTAACCGCCCACTTCCCTTGTGTGCTCCTGGCTCCATATGAGAGTCTGGCATTTGCAAATGTGTTAGGCTTGGTTAGAGGACAAGAATTGACAAGGGGTATGTGCATGCGTTTGTGTAAAACTGTCCCTTGGTGTCTACAGAGGACTGATTCTCCAACCATCTACAGGAACCAGAATCCTCTGATGCTCAAGTAGTTTTTAGAAAATGGTGCTCAAGTAGTTTTTAAATGATGTGGTATTTGCATATAACCCATGCCTACCCTCCCATGTACTTTTAGTCATCTCTAGATTACAAATAATACCTAATACCATGTAAATTCtgtaaaagacaacaaaaaaagtCATACTGCATTGTTTAGGGAACAATGATAAGAAAATGTCTATGTGTTCAGTGCAGATGGaatccctccccccccacccccagtttttgGTTACCAGTTGGTTGTGTCTGTGCTTGGTTTGTTTACTTGTCTTTATGGTCTACTTCTACAAGAATGTTACCTCCCTGAGTCTTGGTTCCTTGTGGTGCCCCTGCCATAGTGCTTGATGTGACTTTgcttgatagagagagagagagagagaaggagggaggga
Encoded here:
- the LOC100753275 gene encoding membrane magnesium transporter 2, translated to MVRWLWKGLVGVGLFALAHAAFSAAQHHSHTRVTEKGCEPLPTDIVLQTLLAFAVTCYGVVHTAGEFKDRDATKELKNKTFDALRTRPSFYVFRHAGRGLFQPSDTTRASDLSGSSSDMLLKF